A genome region from Lytechinus pictus isolate F3 Inbred chromosome 14, Lp3.0, whole genome shotgun sequence includes the following:
- the LOC129276140 gene encoding uncharacterized protein LOC129276140 has product MVSRKLSIFLCLLAIILLSTSCVRGYDEIVNVTAIDVEKESFTLKWEWVVDDSDYFDPWGCQISVHLVQTLKVVHEVEIEGMNTSYAVGENLTHWELYVSCITPIYTNGTVIIDGDVSTCSDTIQTEYDPWTGRPQLAVIVTGGLIFMVIVAQLINFEWPRDQKRTFTIDDLDEDDDDEDGKPEPVDLDNHGFEQDEDATSSVNDWNAAATAAVIESKGGKPRGDVKQWVKEADVHHKTMRYGQDLSQDKHQSLGDQPGIHQPVGDDVNGNTVGSVEEGVAASELDNYHLRYQQVSANQEVSHLASGNSDPHQPSANIPSGLEEPSYQNQNQVASQMQDPPMPAHQMQDQSQVTHRHREQEAYEATYQNHQMQDPSQVTHRHQDRDVYEEMYQNHQIQDPSQVTHRHHQEPEAYEATYQNHSFSNDYGNVIQQDDGTSDRNYGYDYDSEYDGYEQTIRQYPRESVMESHYDTALPSFDDDYARYF; this is encoded by the coding sequence ATGGTTTCCAGGAAGTTGTCTATTTTCCTCTGTCTACTGGCAATCATCTTATTATCGACATCGTGTGTCAGGGGATATGATGAAATCGTCAACGTGACGGCAATCGATGTCGAGAAAGAATCCTTCACGCTAAAGTGGGAGTGGGTGGTTGATGACAGTGACTATTTCGATCCTTGGGGATGTCAAATCAGCGTCCATCTTGTGCAAACTTTGAAAGTCGTCCATGAAGTCGAGATAGAAGGCATGAACACGTCTTACGCCGTAGGGGAAAATTTGACGCACTGGGAGTTGTATGTAAGTTGCATAACGCCGATTTATACAAACGGCACTGTGATTATCGATGGCGATGTCTCGACGTGCTCGGATACTATCCAGACGGAATACGATCCATGGACAGGAAGACCTCAGTTGGCTGTCATTGTAACAGGAGGATTGATTTTCATGGTCATTGTAGCTCAACTCATCAACTTCGAATGGCCTAGAGATCAGAAGCGGACATTCACCATCGATGACCTGGATGAGGACGACGATGATGAGGATGGGAAACCCGAACCAGTAGATCTGGATAACCATGGATTTGAGCAGGACGAAGATGCAACGAGCTCAGTGAACGATTGGAATGCAGCTGCTACGGCGGCCGTCATTGAAAGCAAAGGTGGAAAGCCAAGAGGCGATGTCAAGCAATGGGTAAAGGAAGCAGATGTCCATCACAAAACGATGAGGTATGGTCAAGACCTAAGCCAGGATAAACACCAATCTCTCGGCGATCAGCCAGGTATTCATCAACCTGTTGGAGATGATGTCAACGGGAACACGGTTGGGTCCGTCGAAGAGGGCGTCGCGGCTTCAGAACTGGACAACTACCATCTGCGTTACCAACAGGTCAGTGCGAATCAAGAAGTCAGTCACTTGGCGTCTGGAAATTCAGACCCTCACCAGCCATCAGCAAATATTCCATCAGGTCTTGAGGAACCGTCATACCAGAATCAAAATCAGGTGGCATCCCAAATGCAGGACCCGCCAATGCCAGCTCACCAGATGCAGGATCAAAGTCAGGTAACGCACCGCCATCGGGAACAGGAAGCTTATGAGGCAACGTACCAGAATCACCAGATGCAGGATCCAAGTCAGGTAACGCACCGCCATCAGGATCGGGACGTTTATGAGGAAATGTACCAGAATCACCAGATACAGGATCCAAGTCAGGTAACGCACCGCCATCATCAGGAACCGGAAGCTTATGAGGCAACGTACCAGAATCATAGTTTCTCAAACGATTACGGAAACGTGATACAACAGGATGACGGTACCAGTGATCGCAATTATGGTTATGACTATGATTCGGAATATGACGGTTATGAACAGACTATCAGACAGTATCCTAGGGAAAGCGTTATGGAAAGTCATTATGATACAGCTTTGCCATCctttgatgatgattatgcaCGGTATTTTTAG
- the LOC129276138 gene encoding 3-galactosyl-N-acetylglucosaminide 4-alpha-L-fucosyltransferase FUT3-like has translation MIGIFSPEKPTMGRDFLIQVFFCVIVCSSLMMVFVFNANEYVEVWKKSQNGIGDDALGSSTRLLSEDGGNDLYAGKIKRSRAMKGFINPSRNSSDGADFVVNHANGSTPYTENRVLYKFNKASQDPSYDCVIRILKHHRPIDEEVYMNNEEWVRSSCEGAPCSIEVRYSLDLRDFWDSDVVVLMEGAFGSYEWKYLLRARPPGQMWVLYAKECPVHEPQLSPPSDLFSSNPYNLSMTYRSGSDIYNPYGYFVRDRPCGVKNLKKSELMMWMASRCNPLGWERAKFVQSLKKHLNVHTFGRCGTLECPKNDRGSCLSKMRLYKFYLSLENSECAEYITEKMWKNAFDNGMIPVVFGARKEDYQRLAPPNSFIHLNDFSTMEEFVEYINLLDRNETLYNKYFEWRKLGRVYYGAGIKGATHPSRLCTVTKKLVEIGKDPQNSWRARNPNFIKWWTGSCVHQKELLGVRI, from the coding sequence ATGATTGGTATTTTTTCTCCCGAGAAACCTACGATGGGGCGAGATTTTCTGATACAAGTGTTTTTCTGTGTAATCGTCTGTTCATCACTGATGATGGTTTTCGTATTTAATGCTAATGAATACGTGGAAGTCTGGAAAAAGTCGCAAAATGGCATTGGCGATGACGCTCTGGGTTCCTCGACGCGATTGCTCTCAGAAGATGGAGGTAACGACTTGTATGCTGGAAAGATCAAGAGATCTAGAGCCATGAAAGGGTTCATCAACCCTTCAAGGAATTCTTCAGATGGCGCGGACTTTGTTGTCAACCATGCCAATGGTTCAACCCCGTATACTGAAAACCGTGTGCTCTATAAGTTTAATAAAGCAAGCCAGGATCCTTCTTACGATTGCGTCATCAGGATTCTCAAGCACCACAGACCAATTGATGAGGAGGTTTACATGAACAACGAGGAATGGGTCAGGTCTAGCTGTGAGGGCGCACCTTGTAGTATAGAAGTGAGATACAGTCTGGATTTGAGAGATTTCTGGGATTCGGATGTCGTCGTATTGATGGAGGGGGCGTTCGGTAGCTACGAGTGGAAGTATCTCCTTAGGGCGAGGCCTCCAGGACAAATGTGGGTGCTGTATGCCAAAGAGTGTCCTGTACATGAGCCACAGTTAAGTCCACCGTCGGATTTATTTTCAAGTAACCCTTACAACCTTAGCATGACGTACCGATCAGGGTCAGACATATATAACCCGTATGGATACTTCGTACGAGATCGACCTTGTGGTGTAAAGAATTTGAAGAAGTCAGAGTTGATGATGTGGATGGCATCTCGATGTAACCCGCTGGGATGGGAAAGAGCAAAGTTTGTTCAATCCTTGAAGAAACATCTGAATGTCCACACCTTTGGGCGTTGTGGCACTTTGGAGTGTCCGAAGAATGACCGGGGCAGCTGCCTGTCGAAGATGAGACTTTACAAGTTTTACCTTTCCCTTGAGAATAGTGAATGTGCTGAGTATATCACCGAAAAGATGTGGAAAAATGCCTTTGACAACGGCATGATCCCCGTCGTATTTGGAGCAAGAAAAGAAGATTATCAAAGGTTGGCGCCACCCAATTCCTTTATTCATCTTAACGACTTCAGTACGATGGAAGAATTTGTGGAGTACATCAATTTATTGGATCGGAATGAGACGCTCTACAACAAATACTTCGAGTGGAGGAAGTTAGGAAGGGTTTATTATGGCGCAGGGATAAAAGGAGCAACGCATCCTTCGAGACTGTGTACCGTGACCAAGAAGCTTGTGGAGATCGGAAAGGACCCACAGAATTCATGGAGAGCTCGAAATCCCAATTTTATCAAATGGTGGACTGGGTCGTGTGTGCATCAGAAAGAACTATTAGGTGTGAGGATATAG
- the LOC129276137 gene encoding alpha-(1,3)-fucosyltransferase 4-like: protein MRLNDWYLYSEKPTMGREFVIQVFFCVIVCSSLMMVFVFNANESVKVRKKSQNGIGDDALGSSTKLLSEDGRNDLYAGKIKRSRAMKGYTNPSRNSSDGADFVVNHANGSTSYTENRVLYKLYKASQNPSYDCVIRILKHHRPLDEEVYMNNEEWVRSSCEGTPCSIEVRYSLDLRDFWDSDVVVLMEGAFGSYEWKYLLRARPPGQMWMLYAKECPVHEPQLSPPSDLFSSNPYNLSMTYRSGSDIYNPYGYFVRDRPCGVKNLKKSELMMWMASRCNPLGWERAKFVQSLKKHLTVNTYGRCGTLECPKNDRDSCLSKMRKYKFYLSLENSECAEYITEKMWRNAFDNGMIPVVFGARKEDYVRFAPPNSFIYLNDFSTMEEFVEYINLLDRNETLYNKYFEWRKLGRVYYGAGRKSTMQPSGLCKLTKKLVEIGKDPQNSWRAQNPNFRKWWTGSCVHQKELLGVRI from the coding sequence ATGAGACTGAATGATTGGTATCTTTACTCCGAGAAACCTACGATGGGCAGAGAATTTGTGATACAAGTGTTTTTCTGTGTAATCGTCTGCTCATCACTGATGATGGTGTTCGTATTTAATGCTAATGAATCCGTGAAAGTCAGGAAAAAGTCGCAAAATGGCATTGGCGATGACGCTCTGGGTTCCTCGACTAAATTGCTCTCAGAAGATGGACGTAACGACTTGTATGCTGGAAAGATCAAGAGATCTAGAGCCATGAAAGGGTACACCAACCCTTCAAGGAATTCTTCAGATGGCGCGGACTTTGTTGTCAACCATGCCAATGGTTCAACTTCGTATACTGAAAACCGGGTGCTCTATAAGTTGTATAAAGCAAGCCAGAACCCTTCTTACGATTGCGTCATCAGGATTCTCAAGCACCACAGACCACTCGATGAGGAGGTTTACATGAACAACGAGGAATGGGTCAGGTCTAGCTGTGAGGGCACACCTTGTAGTATAGAAGTGAGATACAGTCTGGATTTGAGAGACTTCTGGGATTCCGATGTAGTCGTATTGATGGAGGGGGCGTTCGGTAGCTACGAGTGGAAGTATCTCCTTAGGGCGAGGCCTCCAGGACAAATGTGGATGCTGTATGCCAAAGAGTGTCCTGTACATGAGCCACAGTTAAGTCCACCGTCGGATTTATTTTCAAGTAACCCTTACAACCTTAGCATGACGTACCGATCAGGGTCAGACATATACAACCCGTATGGATACTTCGTACGAGATCGACCTTGTGGTGTAAAGAATTTAAAGAAGTCAGAGTTGATGATGTGGATGGCATCTCGATGTAACCCGCTGGGATGGGAAAGAGCAAAGTTTGTCCAATCCTTGAAGAAACATCTGACTGTCAACACCTATGGTCGTTGTGGCACGTTGGAGTGTCCGAAGAATGACCGGGACAGCTGCCTGTCGAAGATGAGAAAATACAAGTTTTACCTTTCCCTTGAGAATAGTGAATGTGCTGAGTACATCACCGAAAAGATGTGGAGGAATGCCTTTGACAATGGCATGATCCCCGTCGTTTTCGGGGCGAGAAAAGAAGATTATGTAAGGTTCGCGCCACCCAATTCTTTCATTTATCTCAACGACTTCAGTACGATGGAAGAATTCGTGGAGTACATCAATTTATTGGATCGGAATGAAACGCTCTACAACAAATATTTCGAGTGGAGGAAGTTGGGAAGGGTTTATTATGGCGCAGGGAGAAAATCAACAATGCAACCTTCAGGACTCTGTAAGTTGACAAAGAAGCTGGTGGAGATCGGAAAGGACCCACAGAATTCATGGAGAGCTCAAAATCCCAATTTTAGAAAATGGTGGACTGGATCGTGTGTGCATCAGAAAGAACTCTTAGGTGTGAGAATATAG